The following coding sequences are from one Humulus lupulus chromosome X, drHumLupu1.1, whole genome shotgun sequence window:
- the LOC133805520 gene encoding uncharacterized protein LOC133805520 yields the protein MPKYLLPLTDHFPGRVTYRGNGYFKTIKDKFEELGLIERVKESPFKQFFMAEKLDFSASLMHQLMLRKIQCFKEDELHLHLGSRPCRFGRGEFALVTGLNFSSGPSETDLKKHLTSDRLIKEYFNDEEIVKLMHLEAALKNCTVVEDAYKLGLCFFVEGVLLAREGKLNVWIDSLKMVEDTEYFFTYPWGKVSFNKLMDSCKKDMHHQKRNYEKKKEVKGKQKEAKYSLYGYVPALQYWAYEAIQQFAREYGINHGNQFPRMLSWSSNKERPISKADLAPMFKKTSPRPSEIDYYSALTEGDAPLYPGLGQEEEVETPTDFEKVAEIAAEVAKAANIFVDGPDDEDTPV from the exons ATGCCGAAGTATCTTTTACCCTTGACAGATCACTTTCCTGgacgagtcacatataggggcaatggttactttaaaacaatcaaggacaagtttgaggagctcgggttgatagaaagggtgaaggaatccccattcaaacaatttttcatggCTGAGAAATTGGACTTCTCTGCATCTCTCATGCATCAATTAATGTTGCGCAAGATCCAGTGCTtcaaagaggatgagttgcatttacatttgggatctagaccctgcagatttggtagaggcgagtttgctttggttacggggttgaacttcagttccgggccatctgagactgatttgaagaaacacttgactagtgaccgcttaatcaaggagtactttaatgatgaagaaatagtgaagttaatgcatttggaggctgctttaaaaaactgcactgtagttgaagatgcctacaagttgggcctatgtttctttgttgagggggttttacttgcacgagagggcaagttaaatgtctggatagattcgctgaagatggtggaggacactgagtacttctttacttacccatgggggaaggtgtcttttaacaagcttatggattcatgtaagaaagacatgcatcatcagaaaaggaactatgagaagaaaaaggaagttaaggggaaacagaaagaagcaaaatacagtttgtatggttatgtccctgcattgcagtattgggcatatgaagccatccagcagtttgcacgtgagtatggtattaaccatggaaaccagtttccgaggatgcttagttggtcgagcaataaggagcgtcctatttcgaaggccgaccttgcaccgatgttcaagaagacgagt ccccggccttcggagatagattattatagcgctctgacggagggtgatgctcccttgtatcccgggttgggccaagaagaagaggtagaaactcccactgattttgagaaggtggcggagatagctgctgaggttgcgaaggcagcaaatatttttgttgatggccctgatgatgaggataccCCAGTGTAA